In Polyodon spathula isolate WHYD16114869_AA unplaced genomic scaffold, ASM1765450v1 scaffolds_764, whole genome shotgun sequence, one genomic interval encodes:
- the LOC121308631 gene encoding coronin-6-like isoform X6 has product MMSRRVVRQSKFRHVFGQPLKADQSYEDIRVSKVTWDSSFCAVNPKFVAIIVESSGGGAILALPLCKTGRVDKNYPLVIGHSGPVLDVDWCPHNDNILASGSEDCTAMVWQIPDHTPLRPISEPIVTLEGHSKRVGIVTWHPTTRNILLTAGSDNVIIIWNVGTGEPLVSLDNHPDLIYNVSWNRNGSLFCTTCKDKKVRVVDPRKGEIVAENEKAHEGSRPMRGLFLSDGKVFTTGFSRTSERQLALWDPTNFDEPISLLEMDTSNGVLLPFYDADTSIVYLCGKGDSSIRYFEITDEPPYVHYLSTYSSKEPQRGMGFMPKRGLDVSKCEIARLYKLHERKCEPITMTVPRKSDLFQDDLYPDTAGPEPALEVEEWVEGRDGEPVLVSLRDGYVPLKNRELKVVKKNILDSRPPPRRSMSSCDGSFTQVTLEKLLDEIQSLKATVQSQGKRISDLENKLSKFTNGTA; this is encoded by the exons ATGATGAGCCGCAGGGTCGTCCGTCAGAGCAAGTTCCGCCATGTTTTCGGACAGCCTCTCAAAGCCGACCAATCGTACGAGGATATCCGGGTTTCCAAGGTGACGTGGGACAGCTCGTTCTGCGCCGTGAACCCCAAGTTCGTGGCGATCATCGTGGAGTCGAGCGGGGGAGGAGCCATCCTCGCCCTGCCGCTCTGCAAG ACAGGGCGTGTGGATAAGAACTACCCTCTCGTCATTGGTCACTCGGGACCTGTCCTGGATGTGGATTGGTGCCCTCACAATGACAACATTCTGGCCAGCGGCTCCGAGGACTGCACTGCGATG GTGTGGCAGATCCCGGATCACACTCCCTTGCGGCCGATCTCCGAACCCATCGTCACACTGGAAGGGCACTCCAAGAGGGTGGGGATAGTCACGTGGCACCCCACCACGCGCAACATCTTGCTGACCGCAG GGAGCGACAACGTGATAATAATCTGGAACGTGGGTACAGGGGAGCCCCTCGTCTCTCTGGACAATCACCCCGACCTCATCTACAACGTCAGCTGGAACCGTAACGGCAGCTTGTTCTGCACCACCTGCAAGGACAAGAAGGTGCGCGTGGTGGACCCGCGCAAGGGGGAGATCGTCGCG GAGAACGAGAAGGCGCACGAAGGCTCTCGTCCAATGAGAGGCCTGTTCCTAAGTGACGGGAAAGTGTTCACCACGGGATTCAGCAGAACGAGCGAGAGACAGCTAGCACTGTGGGACCCG ACGAACTTCGATGAGCCGATCTCGCTCCTGGAAATGGACACCAGCAACGGAGTTCTGCTCCCCTTCTACGACGCAGACACCAGCATTGTGTACCTCTGCGGGAAG GGCGACAGCAGTATCCGGTACTTCGAGATCACAGACGAGCCCCCCTACGTGCATTACCTCAGCACATACAGCAGCAAAGAGCCACAGAGGGGCATGGGCTTCATGCCAAAGAGGGGTCTGGATGTCAGCAAGTGTGAGATTGCCAG GTTGTACAAACTCCACGAGAGGAAGTGTGAGCCAATCACAATGACAGTGCCCCGAAAG TCGGACCTGTTCCAGGATGACCTGTACCCCGACACGGCGGGGCCCGAGCCCGCCCTCGAGGTGGAGGAGTGGGTGGAGGGCCGGGACGGGGAGCCCGTGCTGGTGTCCCTGCGTGACGGCTACGTGCCGCTCAAGAACCGCGAGCTGAAGGTGGTGAAGAAGAACATCCTGGACAGCAGGCCCCCTCCCCGCCGCAGCATGTCCTCCTGCGACGGCAGCTTCacg CAGGTGACTCTTGaaaagctgctcgatgagattcagTCTCTGAAGGCGACGGTTCAGTCCCAGGGAAAGCGAATCTCCGACCTGGAAAACAAGCTTTCCAAATTTACCAACGGCACGGCCTGA
- the LOC121308631 gene encoding coronin-6-like isoform X4: protein MMSRRVVRQSKFRHVFGQPLKADQSYEDIRVSKVTWDSSFCAVNPKFVAIIVESSGGGAILALPLCKTGRVDKNYPLVIGHSGPVLDVDWCPHNDNILASGSEDCTAMVWQIPDHTPLRPISEPIVTLEGHSKRVGIVTWHPTTRNILLTAGSDNVIIIWNVGTGEPLVSLDNHPDLIYNVSWNRNGSLFCTTCKDKKVRVVDPRKGEIVAENEKAHEGSRPMRGLFLSDGKVFTTGFSRTSERQLALWDPTNFDEPISLLEMDTSNGVLLPFYDADTSIVYLCGKGDSSIRYFEITDEPPYVHYLSTYSSKEPQRGMGFMPKRGLDVSKCEIARLYKLHERKCEPITMTVPRKSDLFQDDLYPDTAGPEPALEVEEWVEGRDGEPVLVSLRDGYVPLKNRELKVVKKNILDSRPPPRRSMSSCDGSFTQQVTLEKLLDEIQSLKATVQSQGKRISDLENKLSKFTNGTA from the exons ATGATGAGCCGCAGGGTCGTCCGTCAGAGCAAGTTCCGCCATGTTTTCGGACAGCCTCTCAAAGCCGACCAATCGTACGAGGATATCCGGGTTTCCAAGGTGACGTGGGACAGCTCGTTCTGCGCCGTGAACCCCAAGTTCGTGGCGATCATCGTGGAGTCGAGCGGGGGAGGAGCCATCCTCGCCCTGCCGCTCTGCAAG ACAGGGCGTGTGGATAAGAACTACCCTCTCGTCATTGGTCACTCGGGACCTGTCCTGGATGTGGATTGGTGCCCTCACAATGACAACATTCTGGCCAGCGGCTCCGAGGACTGCACTGCGATG GTGTGGCAGATCCCGGATCACACTCCCTTGCGGCCGATCTCCGAACCCATCGTCACACTGGAAGGGCACTCCAAGAGGGTGGGGATAGTCACGTGGCACCCCACCACGCGCAACATCTTGCTGACCGCAG GGAGCGACAACGTGATAATAATCTGGAACGTGGGTACAGGGGAGCCCCTCGTCTCTCTGGACAATCACCCCGACCTCATCTACAACGTCAGCTGGAACCGTAACGGCAGCTTGTTCTGCACCACCTGCAAGGACAAGAAGGTGCGCGTGGTGGACCCGCGCAAGGGGGAGATCGTCGCG GAGAACGAGAAGGCGCACGAAGGCTCTCGTCCAATGAGAGGCCTGTTCCTAAGTGACGGGAAAGTGTTCACCACGGGATTCAGCAGAACGAGCGAGAGACAGCTAGCACTGTGGGACCCG ACGAACTTCGATGAGCCGATCTCGCTCCTGGAAATGGACACCAGCAACGGAGTTCTGCTCCCCTTCTACGACGCAGACACCAGCATTGTGTACCTCTGCGGGAAG GGCGACAGCAGTATCCGGTACTTCGAGATCACAGACGAGCCCCCCTACGTGCATTACCTCAGCACATACAGCAGCAAAGAGCCACAGAGGGGCATGGGCTTCATGCCAAAGAGGGGTCTGGATGTCAGCAAGTGTGAGATTGCCAG GTTGTACAAACTCCACGAGAGGAAGTGTGAGCCAATCACAATGACAGTGCCCCGAAAG TCGGACCTGTTCCAGGATGACCTGTACCCCGACACGGCGGGGCCCGAGCCCGCCCTCGAGGTGGAGGAGTGGGTGGAGGGCCGGGACGGGGAGCCCGTGCTGGTGTCCCTGCGTGACGGCTACGTGCCGCTCAAGAACCGCGAGCTGAAGGTGGTGAAGAAGAACATCCTGGACAGCAGGCCCCCTCCCCGCCGCAGCATGTCCTCCTGCGACGGCAGCTTCacg CAGCAGGTGACTCTTGaaaagctgctcgatgagattcagTCTCTGAAGGCGACGGTTCAGTCCCAGGGAAAGCGAATCTCCGACCTGGAAAACAAGCTTTCCAAATTTACCAACGGCACGGCCTGA
- the LOC121308631 gene encoding coronin-6-like isoform X3 codes for MMSRRVVRQSKFRHVFGQPLKADQSYEDIRVSKVTWDSSFCAVNPKFVAIIVESSGGGAILALPLCKTGRVDKNYPLVIGHSGPVLDVDWCPHNDNILASGSEDCTAMVWQIPDHTPLRPISEPIVTLEGHSKRVGIVTWHPTTRNILLTAGSDNVIIIWNVGTGEPLVSLDNHPDLIYNVSWNRNGSLFCTTCKDKKVRVVDPRKGEIVAEKQTPHEGIRPMRAIFTREGHIFTTGFTRMSQRELGLWDPTNFDEPISLLEMDTSNGVLLPFYDADTSIVYLCGKGDSSIRYFEITDEPPYVHYLSTYSSKEPQRGMGFMPKRGLDVSKCEIARLYKLHERKCEPITMTVPRKSDLFQDDLYPDTAGPEPALEVEEWVEGRDGEPVLVSLRDGYVPLKNRELKVVKKNILDSRPPPRRSMSSCDGSFTQQVTLEKLLDEIQSLKATVQSQGKRISDLENKLSKFTNGTA; via the exons ATGATGAGCCGCAGGGTCGTCCGTCAGAGCAAGTTCCGCCATGTTTTCGGACAGCCTCTCAAAGCCGACCAATCGTACGAGGATATCCGGGTTTCCAAGGTGACGTGGGACAGCTCGTTCTGCGCCGTGAACCCCAAGTTCGTGGCGATCATCGTGGAGTCGAGCGGGGGAGGAGCCATCCTCGCCCTGCCGCTCTGCAAG ACAGGGCGTGTGGATAAGAACTACCCTCTCGTCATTGGTCACTCGGGACCTGTCCTGGATGTGGATTGGTGCCCTCACAATGACAACATTCTGGCCAGCGGCTCCGAGGACTGCACTGCGATG GTGTGGCAGATCCCGGATCACACTCCCTTGCGGCCGATCTCCGAACCCATCGTCACACTGGAAGGGCACTCCAAGAGGGTGGGGATAGTCACGTGGCACCCCACCACGCGCAACATCTTGCTGACCGCAG GGAGCGACAACGTGATAATAATCTGGAACGTGGGTACAGGGGAGCCCCTCGTCTCTCTGGACAATCACCCCGACCTCATCTACAACGTCAGCTGGAACCGTAACGGCAGCTTGTTCTGCACCACCTGCAAGGACAAGAAGGTGCGCGTGGTGGACCCGCGCAAGGGGGAGATCGTCGCG GAGAAGCAAACCCCCCACGAGGGGATCAGGCCCATGAGGGCCATTTTCACGCGAGAGGGACACATCTTCACCACCGGCTTCACCCGTATGAGCCAGAGGGAGCTGGGGCTGTGGGATCCG ACGAACTTCGATGAGCCGATCTCGCTCCTGGAAATGGACACCAGCAACGGAGTTCTGCTCCCCTTCTACGACGCAGACACCAGCATTGTGTACCTCTGCGGGAAG GGCGACAGCAGTATCCGGTACTTCGAGATCACAGACGAGCCCCCCTACGTGCATTACCTCAGCACATACAGCAGCAAAGAGCCACAGAGGGGCATGGGCTTCATGCCAAAGAGGGGTCTGGATGTCAGCAAGTGTGAGATTGCCAG GTTGTACAAACTCCACGAGAGGAAGTGTGAGCCAATCACAATGACAGTGCCCCGAAAG TCGGACCTGTTCCAGGATGACCTGTACCCCGACACGGCGGGGCCCGAGCCCGCCCTCGAGGTGGAGGAGTGGGTGGAGGGCCGGGACGGGGAGCCCGTGCTGGTGTCCCTGCGTGACGGCTACGTGCCGCTCAAGAACCGCGAGCTGAAGGTGGTGAAGAAGAACATCCTGGACAGCAGGCCCCCTCCCCGCCGCAGCATGTCCTCCTGCGACGGCAGCTTCacg CAGCAGGTGACTCTTGaaaagctgctcgatgagattcagTCTCTGAAGGCGACGGTTCAGTCCCAGGGAAAGCGAATCTCCGACCTGGAAAACAAGCTTTCCAAATTTACCAACGGCACGGCCTGA
- the LOC121308631 gene encoding coronin-6-like isoform X1 yields the protein MMSRRVVRQSKFRHVFGQPLKADQSYEDIRVSKVTWDSSFCAVNPKFVAIIVESSGGGAILALPLCKTGRVDKNYPLVIGHSGPVLDVDWCPHNDNILASGSEDCTAMVWQIPDHTPLRPISEPIVTLEGHSKRVGIVTWHPTTRNILLTAGSDNVIIIWNVGTGEPLVSLDNHPDLIYNVSWNRNGSLFCTTCKDKKVRVVDPRKGEIVAENEKAHEGSRPMRGLFLSDGKVFTTGFSRTSERQLALWDPEKQTPHEGIRPMRAIFTREGHIFTTGFTRMSQRELGLWDPTNFDEPISLLEMDTSNGVLLPFYDADTSIVYLCGKGDSSIRYFEITDEPPYVHYLSTYSSKEPQRGMGFMPKRGLDVSKCEIARLYKLHERKCEPITMTVPRKSDLFQDDLYPDTAGPEPALEVEEWVEGRDGEPVLVSLRDGYVPLKNRELKVVKKNILDSRPPPRRSMSSCDGSFTQQVTLEKLLDEIQSLKATVQSQGKRISDLENKLSKFTNGTA from the exons ATGATGAGCCGCAGGGTCGTCCGTCAGAGCAAGTTCCGCCATGTTTTCGGACAGCCTCTCAAAGCCGACCAATCGTACGAGGATATCCGGGTTTCCAAGGTGACGTGGGACAGCTCGTTCTGCGCCGTGAACCCCAAGTTCGTGGCGATCATCGTGGAGTCGAGCGGGGGAGGAGCCATCCTCGCCCTGCCGCTCTGCAAG ACAGGGCGTGTGGATAAGAACTACCCTCTCGTCATTGGTCACTCGGGACCTGTCCTGGATGTGGATTGGTGCCCTCACAATGACAACATTCTGGCCAGCGGCTCCGAGGACTGCACTGCGATG GTGTGGCAGATCCCGGATCACACTCCCTTGCGGCCGATCTCCGAACCCATCGTCACACTGGAAGGGCACTCCAAGAGGGTGGGGATAGTCACGTGGCACCCCACCACGCGCAACATCTTGCTGACCGCAG GGAGCGACAACGTGATAATAATCTGGAACGTGGGTACAGGGGAGCCCCTCGTCTCTCTGGACAATCACCCCGACCTCATCTACAACGTCAGCTGGAACCGTAACGGCAGCTTGTTCTGCACCACCTGCAAGGACAAGAAGGTGCGCGTGGTGGACCCGCGCAAGGGGGAGATCGTCGCG GAGAACGAGAAGGCGCACGAAGGCTCTCGTCCAATGAGAGGCCTGTTCCTAAGTGACGGGAAAGTGTTCACCACGGGATTCAGCAGAACGAGCGAGAGACAGCTAGCACTGTGGGACCCG GAGAAGCAAACCCCCCACGAGGGGATCAGGCCCATGAGGGCCATTTTCACGCGAGAGGGACACATCTTCACCACCGGCTTCACCCGTATGAGCCAGAGGGAGCTGGGGCTGTGGGATCCG ACGAACTTCGATGAGCCGATCTCGCTCCTGGAAATGGACACCAGCAACGGAGTTCTGCTCCCCTTCTACGACGCAGACACCAGCATTGTGTACCTCTGCGGGAAG GGCGACAGCAGTATCCGGTACTTCGAGATCACAGACGAGCCCCCCTACGTGCATTACCTCAGCACATACAGCAGCAAAGAGCCACAGAGGGGCATGGGCTTCATGCCAAAGAGGGGTCTGGATGTCAGCAAGTGTGAGATTGCCAG GTTGTACAAACTCCACGAGAGGAAGTGTGAGCCAATCACAATGACAGTGCCCCGAAAG TCGGACCTGTTCCAGGATGACCTGTACCCCGACACGGCGGGGCCCGAGCCCGCCCTCGAGGTGGAGGAGTGGGTGGAGGGCCGGGACGGGGAGCCCGTGCTGGTGTCCCTGCGTGACGGCTACGTGCCGCTCAAGAACCGCGAGCTGAAGGTGGTGAAGAAGAACATCCTGGACAGCAGGCCCCCTCCCCGCCGCAGCATGTCCTCCTGCGACGGCAGCTTCacg CAGCAGGTGACTCTTGaaaagctgctcgatgagattcagTCTCTGAAGGCGACGGTTCAGTCCCAGGGAAAGCGAATCTCCGACCTGGAAAACAAGCTTTCCAAATTTACCAACGGCACGGCCTGA
- the LOC121308631 gene encoding coronin-6-like isoform X5, producing MMSRRVVRQSKFRHVFGQPLKADQSYEDIRVSKVTWDSSFCAVNPKFVAIIVESSGGGAILALPLCKTGRVDKNYPLVIGHSGPVLDVDWCPHNDNILASGSEDCTAMVWQIPDHTPLRPISEPIVTLEGHSKRVGIVTWHPTTRNILLTAGSDNVIIIWNVGTGEPLVSLDNHPDLIYNVSWNRNGSLFCTTCKDKKVRVVDPRKGEIVAEKQTPHEGIRPMRAIFTREGHIFTTGFTRMSQRELGLWDPTNFDEPISLLEMDTSNGVLLPFYDADTSIVYLCGKGDSSIRYFEITDEPPYVHYLSTYSSKEPQRGMGFMPKRGLDVSKCEIARLYKLHERKCEPITMTVPRKSDLFQDDLYPDTAGPEPALEVEEWVEGRDGEPVLVSLRDGYVPLKNRELKVVKKNILDSRPPPRRSMSSCDGSFTQVTLEKLLDEIQSLKATVQSQGKRISDLENKLSKFTNGTA from the exons ATGATGAGCCGCAGGGTCGTCCGTCAGAGCAAGTTCCGCCATGTTTTCGGACAGCCTCTCAAAGCCGACCAATCGTACGAGGATATCCGGGTTTCCAAGGTGACGTGGGACAGCTCGTTCTGCGCCGTGAACCCCAAGTTCGTGGCGATCATCGTGGAGTCGAGCGGGGGAGGAGCCATCCTCGCCCTGCCGCTCTGCAAG ACAGGGCGTGTGGATAAGAACTACCCTCTCGTCATTGGTCACTCGGGACCTGTCCTGGATGTGGATTGGTGCCCTCACAATGACAACATTCTGGCCAGCGGCTCCGAGGACTGCACTGCGATG GTGTGGCAGATCCCGGATCACACTCCCTTGCGGCCGATCTCCGAACCCATCGTCACACTGGAAGGGCACTCCAAGAGGGTGGGGATAGTCACGTGGCACCCCACCACGCGCAACATCTTGCTGACCGCAG GGAGCGACAACGTGATAATAATCTGGAACGTGGGTACAGGGGAGCCCCTCGTCTCTCTGGACAATCACCCCGACCTCATCTACAACGTCAGCTGGAACCGTAACGGCAGCTTGTTCTGCACCACCTGCAAGGACAAGAAGGTGCGCGTGGTGGACCCGCGCAAGGGGGAGATCGTCGCG GAGAAGCAAACCCCCCACGAGGGGATCAGGCCCATGAGGGCCATTTTCACGCGAGAGGGACACATCTTCACCACCGGCTTCACCCGTATGAGCCAGAGGGAGCTGGGGCTGTGGGATCCG ACGAACTTCGATGAGCCGATCTCGCTCCTGGAAATGGACACCAGCAACGGAGTTCTGCTCCCCTTCTACGACGCAGACACCAGCATTGTGTACCTCTGCGGGAAG GGCGACAGCAGTATCCGGTACTTCGAGATCACAGACGAGCCCCCCTACGTGCATTACCTCAGCACATACAGCAGCAAAGAGCCACAGAGGGGCATGGGCTTCATGCCAAAGAGGGGTCTGGATGTCAGCAAGTGTGAGATTGCCAG GTTGTACAAACTCCACGAGAGGAAGTGTGAGCCAATCACAATGACAGTGCCCCGAAAG TCGGACCTGTTCCAGGATGACCTGTACCCCGACACGGCGGGGCCCGAGCCCGCCCTCGAGGTGGAGGAGTGGGTGGAGGGCCGGGACGGGGAGCCCGTGCTGGTGTCCCTGCGTGACGGCTACGTGCCGCTCAAGAACCGCGAGCTGAAGGTGGTGAAGAAGAACATCCTGGACAGCAGGCCCCCTCCCCGCCGCAGCATGTCCTCCTGCGACGGCAGCTTCacg CAGGTGACTCTTGaaaagctgctcgatgagattcagTCTCTGAAGGCGACGGTTCAGTCCCAGGGAAAGCGAATCTCCGACCTGGAAAACAAGCTTTCCAAATTTACCAACGGCACGGCCTGA
- the ankrd13b gene encoding ankyrin repeat domain-containing protein 13B, producing the protein MISAKTTLESKHPLHSLVWTNRPGQLEKRLAAAEQVDIETLDPRGRTPLHLAVTLGHVDCAHVLLKHGADVCKENRNGWTVLQEAVSTRDPELVRLVLRYRDYHRAVKRLAGIPLLLEKLRQAQDFYIEMKWEFTSWVPLVSKVCPSDTYRVWKSGQNLRVDTTLLGFDHMTWQRGNRSFIFRGQDSSAVVMEVDHDRQLVYSEALSLPEHDREALLEAVQPSEEQVTNRLTAPVVTTQLDTKNISFERNKTGILGWRSEKTETVNGYEAKVYAASNVELITRTRTEHLADQHKNKSKGSKTALQSFLGIAEQHMGPNNGMLITQTSCSHTNPTAITAEEYFNPAFELGARDIGHPMELTTKTQRFKAKLWLCEDHPLSLSEQVAPIIDLMAISNALFAKLRDFITLRLPPGFPVKIEIPIYHILNARITFGNLNGCDEPVSSVRSSPSGEAPSPGSDSSSVSSSSSMTSCRGCEIPASLFEVPSGYSVLGSHHDNLREEEEDLLQFAIQQSLVEAGSEYDQVTVWEALTNSKPGTRPLSCDGSHLERTLRHGPHPLASPQSTSTNQALRSYDEQLRLAMELSAREQEEAERRHRQEEEELERIIQLSLMEK; encoded by the exons gtGGATATCGAGACTCTGGACCCCCGTGGACGCACACCGCTGCACCTCGCCGTCACGCTAGGACATGTGGACTGTGCACACGTGTTGCTGAAGCACGGAGCAGATGTGTGCAAAGAGAACCGGAATGGCTGGACAG ttctacAGGAAGCGGTCAGTACGCGGGACCCCGAGTTGGTGCGGCTGGTCCTGCGTTACCGTGACTACCACCGAGCAGTCAAGCGGCTGGCGGGGATCCCCTTGCTACTGGAGAAGCTGCGGCAG gcacaGGATTTTTACATTGAGATGAAGTGGGAGTTCACCAGCTGGG TGCCCCTGGTGTCGAAGGTCTGCCCCAGCGACACCTACCGGGTCTGGAAGAGCGGGCAGAACCTGCGGGTCGACACCACCTTGCTGGGCTTTGATCACATGACCTGGCAGCGAGGGAACCGCAGCTTCATCTTTCGGGGACAAG ACTCCAGTGCTGTGGTGATGGAGGTGGATCACGACAGGCAGCTGGTCTACTCCGAAGCACTGTCTCTGCCCGAGCACGACCGCGAGGCTCTCCTGGAGGCTGTCCAGCCGTCTGAGGAGCAGGTGACCAACCGACTGACCGCCCCTGTGGTCACCACGCAGCTGGACACCAAGAACATCTCCTTCGAGAG GAATAAAACGGGAATTCTCGGCTGGAGGAGCGAGAAGACGGAGACGGTGAACGGATACGAAGCCAAG GTGTACGCCGCCTCCAACGTAGAGCTGATCACTCGAACACGCACAGAACACCTCGCAGATCAACACAAGAACAAGAGCAAAG gcaGCAAAACTGCGCTTCAGTCCTTCCTGGGGATTGCAGAACAGCACATGGGACCCAACAATGGG ATGCTGATCACACAGACTTCCTGCAGCCACACCAACCCCACCGCCATCACAGCCGAGGAGTACTTCAACCCCGCCTTCGAGCTCGGGGCGCGGGACATCGGGCACCCCATGGAGCTCACCACCAAGACGCAGAG gtTCAAGGCGAAGCTGTGGCTGTGTGAGGATCACCCCCTGTCCCTCTCGGAGCAGGTCGCCCCCATCATCGACCTCATGGCGATCAGCAACGCGCTGTTCGCTAAGCTGCGTGACTTCATCACCCTGCGCCTCCCCCCGGGCTTCCCGGTCAAAATCG AGATCCCGATCTACCACATCCTGAACGCCCGCATCACCTTCGGGAATCTGAACGGGTGTGACGAGCCGGTGTCCTCGGTGCGGAGCAGCCCCAGCGGAGAGGCCCCCTCCCCGGGCAGCGACTCCTCCAGCGtcagcagctccagctccatgA ccTCGTGTCGTGGGTGTGAGATCCCGGCCTCACTCTTCGAGGTCCCCAGCGGGTACAGCGTGCTCGGCAGTCACCATGATAACCTGCGCGAGGAAGAGGAGGACCTGCTGCAGTTCGCCATCCAGCAGAGCCTCGTGGAGGCGGGCAGCGAGTACGACCAG gtgacAGTTTGGGAGGCACTGACCAACAGCAAGCCCGGCACTCGGCCCCTGTCATGTGACGGCAGCCACCTCGAAAG AACTCTCCGGCACGGGCCACACCCCCTGGCCAGCCCCCAGAGCACCTCGACCAACCAGGCCCTGCGGAGCTATGACGAGCAGCTGCGCCTGGCCATGGAGCTGTCGGCGCGCGAGCAAGAAGAGGCGGAGCGACGGCATAggcaggaagaggaggagctagAGCGCATCATCCAGCTGTCCCTCATGGAGAAATAG
- the LOC121308631 gene encoding coronin-6-like isoform X2 — protein sequence MMSRRVVRQSKFRHVFGQPLKADQSYEDIRVSKVTWDSSFCAVNPKFVAIIVESSGGGAILALPLCKTGRVDKNYPLVIGHSGPVLDVDWCPHNDNILASGSEDCTAMVWQIPDHTPLRPISEPIVTLEGHSKRVGIVTWHPTTRNILLTAGSDNVIIIWNVGTGEPLVSLDNHPDLIYNVSWNRNGSLFCTTCKDKKVRVVDPRKGEIVAENEKAHEGSRPMRGLFLSDGKVFTTGFSRTSERQLALWDPEKQTPHEGIRPMRAIFTREGHIFTTGFTRMSQRELGLWDPTNFDEPISLLEMDTSNGVLLPFYDADTSIVYLCGKGDSSIRYFEITDEPPYVHYLSTYSSKEPQRGMGFMPKRGLDVSKCEIARLYKLHERKCEPITMTVPRKSDLFQDDLYPDTAGPEPALEVEEWVEGRDGEPVLVSLRDGYVPLKNRELKVVKKNILDSRPPPRRSMSSCDGSFTQVTLEKLLDEIQSLKATVQSQGKRISDLENKLSKFTNGTA from the exons ATGATGAGCCGCAGGGTCGTCCGTCAGAGCAAGTTCCGCCATGTTTTCGGACAGCCTCTCAAAGCCGACCAATCGTACGAGGATATCCGGGTTTCCAAGGTGACGTGGGACAGCTCGTTCTGCGCCGTGAACCCCAAGTTCGTGGCGATCATCGTGGAGTCGAGCGGGGGAGGAGCCATCCTCGCCCTGCCGCTCTGCAAG ACAGGGCGTGTGGATAAGAACTACCCTCTCGTCATTGGTCACTCGGGACCTGTCCTGGATGTGGATTGGTGCCCTCACAATGACAACATTCTGGCCAGCGGCTCCGAGGACTGCACTGCGATG GTGTGGCAGATCCCGGATCACACTCCCTTGCGGCCGATCTCCGAACCCATCGTCACACTGGAAGGGCACTCCAAGAGGGTGGGGATAGTCACGTGGCACCCCACCACGCGCAACATCTTGCTGACCGCAG GGAGCGACAACGTGATAATAATCTGGAACGTGGGTACAGGGGAGCCCCTCGTCTCTCTGGACAATCACCCCGACCTCATCTACAACGTCAGCTGGAACCGTAACGGCAGCTTGTTCTGCACCACCTGCAAGGACAAGAAGGTGCGCGTGGTGGACCCGCGCAAGGGGGAGATCGTCGCG GAGAACGAGAAGGCGCACGAAGGCTCTCGTCCAATGAGAGGCCTGTTCCTAAGTGACGGGAAAGTGTTCACCACGGGATTCAGCAGAACGAGCGAGAGACAGCTAGCACTGTGGGACCCG GAGAAGCAAACCCCCCACGAGGGGATCAGGCCCATGAGGGCCATTTTCACGCGAGAGGGACACATCTTCACCACCGGCTTCACCCGTATGAGCCAGAGGGAGCTGGGGCTGTGGGATCCG ACGAACTTCGATGAGCCGATCTCGCTCCTGGAAATGGACACCAGCAACGGAGTTCTGCTCCCCTTCTACGACGCAGACACCAGCATTGTGTACCTCTGCGGGAAG GGCGACAGCAGTATCCGGTACTTCGAGATCACAGACGAGCCCCCCTACGTGCATTACCTCAGCACATACAGCAGCAAAGAGCCACAGAGGGGCATGGGCTTCATGCCAAAGAGGGGTCTGGATGTCAGCAAGTGTGAGATTGCCAG GTTGTACAAACTCCACGAGAGGAAGTGTGAGCCAATCACAATGACAGTGCCCCGAAAG TCGGACCTGTTCCAGGATGACCTGTACCCCGACACGGCGGGGCCCGAGCCCGCCCTCGAGGTGGAGGAGTGGGTGGAGGGCCGGGACGGGGAGCCCGTGCTGGTGTCCCTGCGTGACGGCTACGTGCCGCTCAAGAACCGCGAGCTGAAGGTGGTGAAGAAGAACATCCTGGACAGCAGGCCCCCTCCCCGCCGCAGCATGTCCTCCTGCGACGGCAGCTTCacg CAGGTGACTCTTGaaaagctgctcgatgagattcagTCTCTGAAGGCGACGGTTCAGTCCCAGGGAAAGCGAATCTCCGACCTGGAAAACAAGCTTTCCAAATTTACCAACGGCACGGCCTGA